The Hymenobacter sp. GOD-10R genome includes a window with the following:
- a CDS encoding HAD family hydrolase, which produces MSASDYIFDLMTNANSSALVSPHQHRAIFLDRDGVLNEEMGDYVWRPEDFNVLPGVPESLARLKAAGYYLIVVTNQAGIAKGLYTASQMRLCHDKLQQACGNLIDALYFAPSHPSVSESLSRKPGSLMLEKAIARFHLDPSQCWIVGDRLRDLEAGARVGVKGILVGHSEESTHQPHATNLAAATNIILTQENTY; this is translated from the coding sequence ATGTCGGCCAGCGACTATATCTTTGACCTAATGACGAACGCAAATTCTTCTGCACTGGTATCACCTCATCAGCACAGGGCAATTTTTTTAGACCGCGACGGGGTACTGAACGAGGAAATGGGGGACTATGTGTGGCGCCCCGAAGATTTTAACGTATTGCCTGGCGTACCCGAGAGCTTGGCCCGTCTGAAGGCGGCAGGCTATTATCTGATTGTCGTTACCAACCAAGCTGGTATTGCAAAAGGGCTGTATACTGCCTCTCAGATGCGCCTCTGCCACGATAAACTACAGCAGGCCTGCGGCAACCTGATTGACGCTCTTTATTTTGCCCCATCGCATCCATCTGTAAGTGAGTCGCTGTCCCGTAAGCCTGGCTCCTTGATGCTAGAAAAGGCCATTGCCCGCTTTCATCTTGACCCTAGCCAGTGCTGGATCGTAGGGGACCGGCTGCGCGACCTAGAAGCAGGTGCGCGGGTTGGAGTCAAAGGAATTCTAGTGGGTCACTCCGAAGAAAGCACGCATCAGCCTCACGCTACCAACCTAGCTGCGGCCACTAATATTATCCTGACACAAGAGAATACATACTAG
- a CDS encoding exostosin domain-containing protein translates to MKLKLYTDLSLLDKGKPVELLIPFIGNFADKAGSVTLGRFDHFLKEGKDFLELTTLEECDACLLPIFYDVIENQAEFEKNIASFVKYVESSNKKVLVFVGHDTLDLNIKIKNAIIFNSAISKSKQPKNVFPWPHFFEDFLDKYSNGVLEIRPKSSKPIVGFCGYAPPLNTTMGKEKILGMVRLIGNYMGIMQKFPVKVAHSYRARAIIGLQKSKKVVNNFRLKSNFAFGPDGLNTGATAESPEEFRKKYVENIMESDYTLCIRGYGNNSVRFFETLCCGRIPIFLNTDSTLPFEEIIDWKSLCVWVEEKDIDRIGDFVADFHNNISEEDYRALQKKLRTIWEDYMAPTGFFKKIKLFINEENLVAS, encoded by the coding sequence ATGAAACTAAAACTTTATACGGATTTAAGTCTTCTCGACAAGGGAAAGCCCGTTGAGTTATTGATACCTTTCATTGGAAATTTTGCAGATAAAGCCGGCTCCGTAACCTTAGGAAGGTTTGATCATTTCTTAAAAGAGGGCAAAGATTTTTTAGAGCTAACCACCCTAGAAGAGTGCGACGCCTGTTTGCTACCGATATTTTATGATGTTATTGAGAATCAAGCAGAATTCGAAAAAAATATTGCTTCGTTTGTTAAATACGTAGAGAGCAGCAATAAGAAGGTTTTAGTTTTTGTTGGACACGACACCCTAGACCTTAATATTAAAATTAAGAACGCCATAATTTTCAATAGCGCTATTAGTAAATCAAAGCAGCCAAAAAATGTATTTCCTTGGCCTCACTTCTTCGAGGACTTTTTAGATAAATACAGTAATGGCGTATTAGAAATCCGTCCAAAAAGTAGCAAGCCTATCGTCGGTTTTTGCGGCTATGCCCCTCCTCTAAATACTACCATGGGCAAGGAGAAAATCTTGGGCATGGTGAGGCTGATTGGCAACTATATGGGAATCATGCAGAAATTCCCCGTGAAAGTGGCCCATTCCTACAGAGCGCGAGCTATTATCGGCCTGCAGAAGTCGAAGAAAGTTGTCAATAACTTCAGACTTAAGAGCAACTTTGCTTTTGGTCCTGATGGTCTTAATACGGGTGCTACAGCTGAAAGCCCAGAGGAATTCCGCAAAAAATATGTAGAGAACATTATGGAAAGCGACTATACGCTTTGCATTCGGGGCTATGGCAATAACTCTGTTCGTTTCTTTGAAACGCTATGCTGCGGCAGAATTCCAATTTTCTTAAACACGGATAGTACTCTACCTTTTGAAGAAATAATTGATTGGAAGAGTTTATGCGTGTGGGTAGAAGAGAAGGACATTGACAGAATCGGTGACTTTGTCGCAGATTTCCACAACAACATTTCCGAGGAGGATTATAGAGCACTCCAAAAGAAATTGCGTACTATCTGGGAAGACTATATGGCGCCAACAGGTTTCTTCAAAAAGATAAAACTATTTATCAACGAAGAAAACCTCGTTGCTAGCTAG
- a CDS encoding arginine decarboxylase, whose protein sequence is MDTYHDLISQTFDFPTQDFTVQNNELRFHDIPLMDIIKKHGTPLRLSYLPKISSQIQRAKKWFADGIQKTGYQGSYTYCYCTKSSHFSFVLEEALKNDIQIETSSGFDINIVRALYSKGKINKQTYIVANGFKRERYKRHLTELINEGFVNCMPILDNLEEIEYYHENVREKCNLGMRLASDEEPRFQFYTSRLGVRYADAIPLYEQKIKEDPRFELTMLHYFINTGIKDTSYYWSELSRFVHKYCELRKVCPTLTTIDIGGGLPIQTSIQPEYDYAYMIEEILRTIKRICAEEGVPEPNIFTEFGIFTVGESGVTLYSILDEKLQNDKELWYMIDGSFITNLPDTWALNQRFIMLAINGWQKSYKKIQLGGLTCDSQDYYNAEKHIYQVFLPERKNTDEQKLYVGFFHTGAYQESLSGYGGIKHCLIPAPKHVILDRAEDGTLTDWVFADEQDSESMMRILGYQD, encoded by the coding sequence ATGGATACCTATCACGACCTGATTTCTCAGACGTTCGACTTTCCTACCCAAGACTTTACCGTACAAAATAACGAGCTGCGCTTCCATGATATTCCGCTGATGGATATTATCAAGAAGCACGGCACCCCATTGCGTCTCAGCTACTTGCCCAAAATCAGCTCCCAGATTCAGCGGGCCAAGAAGTGGTTTGCCGATGGCATCCAGAAAACTGGCTACCAAGGCAGCTACACGTATTGCTACTGCACCAAGTCGTCGCACTTCAGCTTTGTGCTGGAAGAGGCGCTGAAAAACGATATTCAGATCGAGACATCGTCGGGGTTTGATATTAACATCGTGCGGGCGCTGTACAGCAAAGGCAAGATCAACAAGCAAACATATATCGTCGCTAACGGCTTCAAGCGTGAGCGCTACAAACGCCACCTTACCGAGCTCATCAACGAAGGTTTCGTGAACTGCATGCCCATTCTCGACAACCTGGAAGAGATTGAGTATTACCACGAAAACGTGCGGGAGAAGTGCAACTTAGGCATGCGCTTGGCCTCCGACGAAGAACCTAGGTTCCAGTTTTATACCTCGCGCCTGGGCGTGCGCTACGCCGATGCCATTCCGCTCTATGAGCAGAAGATCAAGGAAGATCCGCGCTTCGAGCTCACGATGCTGCACTACTTCATCAACACGGGCATCAAGGACACCAGCTACTACTGGTCGGAGCTGAGCCGCTTCGTGCACAAGTACTGCGAGCTGCGTAAAGTGTGTCCAACGCTCACTACTATCGACATTGGTGGCGGCCTGCCCATCCAGACCAGCATTCAGCCGGAGTACGATTATGCCTATATGATCGAAGAGATCCTACGCACCATCAAGCGTATCTGCGCTGAAGAAGGAGTGCCAGAGCCGAACATCTTCACCGAGTTTGGCATCTTCACGGTGGGCGAAAGTGGCGTGACGCTCTACTCGATTCTGGACGAAAAACTACAGAATGACAAGGAGCTATGGTACATGATCGATGGTTCGTTCATCACGAACCTGCCCGATACGTGGGCGTTGAACCAGCGCTTCATCATGCTGGCTATCAACGGATGGCAGAAGTCGTACAAGAAGATCCAGCTAGGCGGCCTCACCTGCGACTCGCAGGACTACTACAACGCCGAGAAGCACATCTACCAAGTGTTCTTGCCCGAACGAAAGAACACGGATGAGCAAAAACTTTATGTTGGTTTCTTCCACACTGGCGCCTACCAAGAAAGCCTCTCCGGCTACGGTGGCATCAAGCACTGCCTGATCCCAGCGCCCAAGCACGTTATCTTGGACCGCGCCGAAGACGGCACCCTCACCGATTGGGTGTTTGCCGACGAGCAAGACAGCGAATCGATGATGCGCATCCTAGGGTATCAAGATTAA
- a CDS encoding arginase, which yields MKRIKLIEVRSELGAGTRGASLGIDALRIACLNKGSDYFRRFNAVAVPDLNHVLFDKNHFPYAKHIDSVYTVQKGIANTVEQTLRFGEFPLVLAGDHSNAAGTIAGIKAAYPHKTLGVVWIDAHADIHSPYTTPSGNMHGMPLAMALNEDNRVMQRNEPEPETEFFWRRLQNLGEPGPKLTPDHLVYVMVRDTQREEDELIERLGIKNYVLDEFRAKGPRLVAREIYERLRFCDLVYVSFDVDSLDSRFSKGTGTPVEAGLNVQEAISLCHYLLENERVVCFEMVEINPTLDSENTMAKNAFDILEAATEAIQERLRLEEATSRGPRGEVANG from the coding sequence ATGAAACGCATTAAGCTCATTGAAGTCCGTTCCGAGCTAGGAGCGGGCACTCGTGGGGCTAGTCTTGGAATAGACGCTCTGCGCATTGCTTGTCTGAACAAAGGTTCTGATTATTTCCGGCGCTTCAACGCCGTTGCCGTGCCCGATCTGAACCACGTGCTGTTCGACAAAAACCACTTTCCTTATGCCAAGCACATCGACTCGGTGTACACGGTGCAAAAGGGCATTGCTAATACGGTAGAACAGACCCTTCGTTTCGGCGAGTTTCCGCTGGTGCTGGCCGGCGACCACTCCAACGCCGCCGGCACTATTGCCGGCATCAAGGCCGCCTACCCGCACAAAACGCTCGGCGTGGTCTGGATCGATGCTCACGCCGACATCCACTCGCCCTACACCACGCCCTCCGGCAACATGCACGGCATGCCGTTGGCCATGGCCCTGAACGAGGATAACCGCGTGATGCAGCGCAACGAACCGGAGCCTGAAACCGAGTTCTTTTGGCGTCGCCTACAAAACCTAGGCGAGCCTGGCCCCAAGCTCACGCCCGACCACCTCGTGTACGTGATGGTACGCGACACCCAGCGCGAAGAAGACGAACTGATCGAGAGGCTAGGTATTAAAAATTATGTGCTCGATGAGTTCCGGGCGAAAGGACCTAGGTTGGTCGCCCGCGAAATCTACGAGCGGCTACGCTTCTGCGACCTGGTTTACGTGTCCTTCGATGTGGATTCACTGGATTCGCGCTTCAGCAAAGGCACCGGCACACCTGTGGAAGCCGGTCTGAACGTGCAGGAAGCTATCAGCCTATGTCACTACTTGCTGGAAAATGAACGGGTCGTGTGCTTCGAGATGGTAGAAATAAACCCAACGCTTGACTCCGAAAACACAATGGCCAAGAATGCTTTCGATATTCTGGAAGCGGCCACTGAAGCCATTCAGGAGCGGCTACGGCTGGAAGAAGCTACCTCGCGCGGACCTAGGGGGGAGGTGGCGAATGGGTGA
- a CDS encoding aldo/keto reductase, translating to MKYNLLGNTGLKVSELCLGTMTFGGKGWAKAIGSLGQEQVDEIMKRSIDAGINFIDTANVYSEGLSEELTGQSFRNLGIDRHDLVLATKVRGKMGEGPNQVGLTRKHIMDQAEASLKRLNTDYIDLYQIHSYDPLTPLEETLRALDDLVRSGKVRYIGASNLAAWQLMKALSYSTYNHVEKFVSLQAYYTIAGRDLERELVPLLQDQKVGLMVWSPLAGGFLSGKYTRENQGEEGSRRTGFDFPPVDKEKAYDIIDVLQPMAEAKGVTVAQIALAWLLHQPVVTSVIIGAKRMDQLEDNLKAIDVQLTPEDLQKLDDVSKSAPEYPGWMLEFTQGDRQV from the coding sequence ATGAAATACAATCTGTTAGGTAACACTGGCCTGAAAGTCTCAGAGCTGTGCCTAGGTACTATGACCTTCGGCGGAAAAGGCTGGGCAAAAGCCATCGGTTCGCTCGGACAAGAGCAAGTAGACGAGATAATGAAGCGCTCCATCGATGCGGGTATTAACTTCATCGACACGGCCAACGTGTATTCGGAAGGCTTATCGGAGGAACTGACTGGCCAATCCTTCCGCAACCTAGGTATCGACCGCCACGACCTCGTGCTGGCCACCAAGGTGCGTGGCAAAATGGGAGAGGGACCGAACCAAGTTGGCTTGACGCGCAAGCACATCATGGATCAGGCCGAAGCTAGCCTCAAGCGCCTGAACACCGACTACATCGACCTCTACCAGATTCACTCCTACGACCCACTCACGCCGCTGGAAGAAACCCTGCGTGCGCTAGACGACTTGGTGCGCAGCGGCAAAGTGCGCTACATCGGGGCCAGTAACCTAGCCGCGTGGCAGCTGATGAAAGCGCTGTCGTACTCGACCTACAACCACGTAGAAAAGTTTGTGTCGTTGCAAGCTTACTACACCATCGCCGGCCGCGACTTAGAACGTGAACTGGTGCCGTTGCTGCAAGATCAGAAAGTGGGCTTGATGGTGTGGAGCCCGCTGGCGGGTGGCTTCCTGAGTGGCAAATACACGCGCGAAAACCAAGGAGAAGAAGGCTCACGTCGTACCGGCTTCGACTTCCCACCCGTTGATAAGGAAAAAGCCTACGACATCATCGACGTGTTGCAGCCAATGGCCGAAGCAAAAGGTGTCACGGTCGCGCAAATAGCACTGGCCTGGCTGCTCCATCAGCCGGTAGTGACTAGCGTGATTATCGGGGCAAAGCGCATGGATCAACTTGAAGACAATCTGAAGGCCATCGATGTACAGCTTACCCCTGAGGATTTGCAAAAGCTAGATGACGTTAGCAAGTCGGCGCCGGAGTATCCGGGCTGGATGCTGGAGTTCACGCAAGGTGACCGTCAGGTGTAA
- the argS gene encoding arginine--tRNA ligase: MQQLENSIKAALSAAIQQAFGAQVPAEQLTLQPTRKDFAGSFTLVTFPLTKALGKGPEQIGQALGEWLVANESRVSGFNVVKGFLNLEIADKEWVRLFTELSQRPNNAPVPTGGPQQVVVEYSSPNTNKPLHLGHLRNNFLGYSVAQILKATGATVTKANLVNDRGIHICKSMLAYQQYGHNETPEEAGIKGDHLIGKYYVLFEKHYREQVRQLEAEGVASDIAKRQAPMMLEAQDMLRAWEAADEDVVSLWRQMNGWVYEGFDETYATIGVDFDKMYYESETYLLGKERVEEGLQKGVFFRKDDGSVWVDLKEEGLDEKLLLRADGTSVYITQDLGTAELKYEDFGYDLSVYVIADEQNYHMQVLKAVLKKLGKPYADAIYHLSYGMVDLPSGKMKSREGTVVDADELVQEVTDAARQATSELGKIEGLTEQEAEKLYHTLGLGALKYYLLKVDPKKRMLFNPEESVQLQGHTGPFIQYSHARIAAIRRKAAELGLSETPDLATLTSLHETEVGMVQELARYPNVVAEAATTMSPAIIAQYAYDLAKAYNRFYTEVSVFGETDETKRNFRVALSAQTGRMIKAAMLLLGIDVPERM, from the coding sequence GTGCAACAACTCGAAAATAGCATCAAAGCAGCGCTCAGCGCCGCTATCCAGCAAGCATTCGGCGCGCAGGTGCCGGCCGAACAGCTCACCTTGCAGCCCACCCGCAAAGATTTTGCGGGCTCTTTCACCCTTGTCACGTTTCCACTGACCAAAGCGCTGGGCAAAGGCCCGGAGCAGATTGGGCAAGCCCTGGGCGAGTGGCTCGTAGCCAACGAGTCGCGTGTGAGCGGCTTCAACGTGGTGAAAGGCTTTCTGAACCTGGAAATTGCTGATAAGGAATGGGTGCGCCTCTTTACCGAGCTTAGCCAGCGCCCTAATAACGCCCCCGTGCCCACCGGCGGTCCGCAGCAAGTAGTGGTCGAATACTCTTCGCCCAATACCAACAAGCCCCTGCACCTAGGTCACCTGCGCAACAACTTTCTGGGCTACTCGGTGGCGCAGATCCTGAAAGCAACCGGCGCTACCGTCACAAAGGCAAACCTGGTGAATGACCGCGGCATCCACATCTGTAAGTCGATGCTAGCCTACCAGCAGTATGGACACAACGAAACGCCGGAGGAAGCGGGTATCAAAGGTGACCACCTGATCGGCAAGTACTACGTGCTATTTGAGAAGCACTACCGCGAGCAAGTGCGTCAACTCGAAGCAGAAGGCGTTGCCTCCGATATTGCCAAACGCCAAGCGCCCATGATGCTGGAAGCGCAAGATATGCTGCGCGCCTGGGAAGCCGCCGACGAGGACGTAGTGAGCCTATGGCGCCAAATGAACGGCTGGGTGTACGAAGGCTTCGACGAAACCTACGCTACTATTGGCGTTGATTTCGACAAGATGTACTACGAATCGGAAACCTACCTGCTAGGCAAGGAGCGGGTGGAAGAAGGCCTGCAAAAAGGCGTGTTTTTCCGCAAAGACGACGGCTCGGTGTGGGTGGATCTGAAGGAAGAAGGACTCGACGAGAAGCTGCTGCTCCGCGCCGATGGCACTAGCGTGTACATCACCCAAGACCTAGGCACAGCCGAGCTGAAGTACGAGGATTTTGGCTACGACCTGTCCGTCTACGTCATTGCCGACGAGCAGAACTACCACATGCAGGTGCTGAAGGCGGTACTCAAAAAGCTAGGTAAGCCCTACGCCGATGCCATTTATCACCTCAGCTACGGCATGGTCGATTTGCCCTCGGGCAAAATGAAGAGCCGTGAAGGGACTGTGGTTGACGCCGATGAGCTGGTACAGGAAGTAACGGATGCCGCCCGCCAGGCTACCAGCGAGCTAGGGAAGATCGAAGGCCTAACCGAACAGGAAGCGGAGAAGCTCTACCATACCCTAGGTTTGGGCGCGCTGAAATACTACTTGCTGAAAGTTGATCCCAAGAAGCGTATGCTCTTCAACCCCGAGGAATCGGTGCAGTTGCAAGGGCACACAGGACCGTTCATCCAGTATTCACATGCTCGTATTGCGGCTATTCGTCGCAAAGCGGCTGAGCTAGGTCTGAGCGAAACTCCCGACCTAGCTACCCTGACGTCGCTGCACGAAACGGAAGTGGGCATGGTACAGGAGCTAGCCCGTTACCCCAACGTAGTGGCGGAAGCGGCCACTACGATGTCGCCGGCTATTATCGCGCAGTATGCTTATGACTTGGCCAAGGCCTACAACCGCTTCTATACCGAAGTATCGGTGTTCGGCGAGACCGACGAGACTAAGCGTAATTTCCGCGTAGCGCTTTCGGCGCAAACGGGCCGCATGATCAAAGCCGCCATGCTGCTACTAGGTATTGACGTGCCCGAGCGGATGTAA
- a CDS encoding TIGR00730 family Rossman fold protein — protein MKSVAVYCGASVGNNDIYRQQADAMGQALAERGMTLVFGGGHVGLMGAVADGVLRHGGKAIGVIPDFLANKELAHLGLTELHVVKSMHERKLMMADLAEGFVAMPGGYGTLEELFEVLTWGQLGLHPKPVAVLNVNGYYNHLLAALDTMQQEGLLRQENRAQLLQDETPNGILDKMLAYRPVTVEKWLSPPTT, from the coding sequence ATGAAAAGCGTAGCAGTATACTGCGGTGCCAGCGTAGGCAACAACGATATCTATCGGCAGCAGGCCGATGCTATGGGCCAAGCTCTAGCCGAGCGCGGCATGACACTCGTATTTGGAGGGGGCCACGTGGGGCTAATGGGGGCTGTGGCTGACGGCGTGTTGCGCCACGGCGGCAAAGCCATTGGCGTTATTCCTGATTTTCTGGCCAATAAAGAGCTAGCCCACCTAGGTCTGACGGAACTGCACGTCGTTAAATCGATGCATGAGCGCAAGCTGATGATGGCTGACCTAGCTGAGGGCTTTGTGGCCATGCCCGGCGGCTATGGCACCTTGGAAGAGCTGTTCGAAGTGCTGACGTGGGGCCAGCTCGGCTTGCACCCGAAGCCCGTGGCCGTGCTCAACGTGAACGGCTACTACAACCACCTGCTCGCCGCCCTCGACACGATGCAGCAAGAAGGCTTGTTGCGCCAGGAGAACCGTGCCCAACTGCTCCAGGATGAAACGCCCAACGGCATCCTCGACAAAATGCTGGCGTACCGTCCGGTGACCGTCGAAAAATGGCTGTCACCACCCACTACCTAA
- a CDS encoding glutathione peroxidase codes for MKASFLFLLGTLGAISLSSSTFVTQPVMATTETTPPAAASTVYDFTVKTIDGKDVKLSKYKGKKLLIVNTASKCGFTPQYKELEELSKKYGDKVTVLGFPSNSFNQELASNMEVASFCEKNYGVTFPLFSTVAVKGDEADPLYKFLADKQKNGAVGDAPSWNFCKYLVDEKGHVVAFYPSKVKPLSDELVAAITK; via the coding sequence ATGAAAGCTTCTTTCCTATTTCTGCTGGGTACGCTAGGTGCCATTAGCTTGTCCTCCAGCACCTTTGTAACGCAACCAGTTATGGCTACCACCGAGACTACGCCGCCGGCTGCCGCCAGCACTGTGTACGACTTCACCGTTAAAACCATCGATGGCAAAGACGTGAAGCTAAGCAAGTACAAAGGCAAAAAGTTGCTGATCGTGAATACGGCCTCCAAGTGCGGTTTCACGCCGCAGTATAAAGAGTTGGAAGAGCTATCAAAAAAGTACGGTGACAAGGTGACAGTACTAGGGTTTCCATCGAACAGCTTCAACCAAGAGCTAGCTTCCAACATGGAAGTGGCTTCGTTCTGCGAGAAAAACTACGGCGTGACGTTCCCGCTATTCAGCACTGTTGCTGTGAAGGGCGACGAGGCTGATCCACTATATAAGTTCTTGGCTGACAAGCAGAAGAATGGTGCTGTAGGCGATGCACCTTCCTGGAACTTCTGCAAATACCTTGTGGACGAGAAAGGCCATGTTGTGGCATTCTACCCTTCGAAAGTGAAGCCCTTGAGCGACGAGCTAGTAGCGGCCATCACGAAGTAA
- a CDS encoding 1,4-dihydroxy-2-naphthoate polyprenyltransferase — protein MSTVTSAPSPVKAWISAFRPRTLPLALASIFTGGFLAAAAGRFNGLVLGLAVLTTILLQILSNLANDYGDSQNGADSVHREGPQRAVQSGAITPAQMKRGMSLFGLMALLAGLALLWVALGTAGAWIFGAFFVLGLSAIWAAVNYTAGSKPYGYAGLGDVSVFIFFGVVGVCGTYFLQTRELPLAVLLPAAALGCFATAVLNVNNIRDIRSDELAGKITIPVRLGPAHARRYHWLLLVLGFGCAVVYVALTYHSPWQWLFVLSAPLLLRNGLQVWQRQESMQLDPLLKQMALTTLVFTVLFGLGQVI, from the coding sequence ATGTCTACCGTAACTTCTGCTCCTAGCCCGGTAAAGGCTTGGATTTCTGCTTTCCGGCCGCGCACGTTGCCGCTGGCTCTGGCTAGCATCTTCACAGGCGGCTTTTTGGCCGCTGCCGCTGGCCGCTTCAATGGCTTGGTGCTAGGTCTTGCTGTGCTAACGACCATTCTACTCCAAATCCTGAGTAACCTCGCCAACGACTACGGCGACTCGCAAAATGGCGCTGACAGCGTGCACCGCGAAGGTCCCCAGCGTGCCGTGCAAAGTGGGGCCATCACGCCAGCCCAGATGAAGCGTGGCATGAGCCTTTTTGGGCTCATGGCGCTGCTTGCTGGTTTGGCATTGCTGTGGGTAGCGCTAGGTACGGCCGGTGCCTGGATTTTTGGTGCCTTCTTCGTGCTAGGTTTATCGGCTATTTGGGCAGCCGTCAATTACACGGCAGGCTCCAAACCCTACGGATACGCTGGATTGGGCGACGTTTCCGTGTTTATCTTCTTCGGCGTGGTAGGCGTGTGTGGTACCTATTTCCTTCAAACACGTGAACTGCCGCTAGCGGTACTGTTGCCTGCTGCAGCGTTAGGTTGCTTCGCTACGGCCGTACTGAACGTGAATAACATCCGCGACATTCGCTCCGATGAGCTAGCCGGTAAAATCACGATACCAGTGCGCCTAGGCCCGGCGCATGCACGACGCTACCATTGGCTGCTGCTGGTGCTAGGTTTTGGCTGCGCCGTGGTGTACGTGGCACTTACCTATCATTCGCCTTGGCAGTGGCTGTTTGTGCTGTCGGCGCCGCTCTTGCTACGCAATGGCTTGCAAGTGTGGCAGCGGCAAGAATCCATGCAACTCGATCCGCTGCTGAAGCAGATGGCTCTAACAACGCTGGTATTCACGGTGCTGTTTGGGTTAGGGCAGGTGATATAA
- a CDS encoding DEAD/DEAH box helicase, producing the protein MNYLQATPIQEQAIPKIIEGKDLIACAQTGTGKTAAYLIPLLDKISHANHDHTSTLILVPTRELATQIDEQVTGFGYFVEASSIAIYGGGKSEGWEQQKRALTGGADIIIATPGRLIAHMQMGYVNFDKLNYLVLDEADKMMDMGFSDDILSIVRHLPKQRQTLLFSATMPNKIKEFSKQLLNQPEEIRLAVSKPAEGINQQFYMAFDRQKIYLLEHLLKTQNVQSMVLFTSQKAAVGGIVRAINKLGYVAQGISSDRTQEEREKIMREFKNKQFPILVATDVLSRGIDIDSLSHVVNYDIPRAAEDYVHRIGRTARAATTGTAITFISDQDQDRVVKIEKLIEREVDKQNITEELGLGPAPEFDPKRFSGLRGKVGGRDGRGGSSDRNGRGPRREGDKPRGEGSGERRRDGGRGPRREERPAVAAAPENGTAPVEAGSVPVAKEPRAPRPPRAPRPEGEAPREPRAEGTEQTEGQRRRKRGGRNRNGRRPQAEGGAADGVSVAPAAPSAE; encoded by the coding sequence ATGAACTACTTACAGGCCACGCCCATTCAGGAGCAGGCCATTCCAAAGATTATCGAGGGGAAAGACTTGATTGCCTGCGCCCAAACCGGCACGGGCAAGACGGCCGCTTATCTTATTCCGCTACTCGATAAAATTTCGCATGCCAACCACGACCACACCAGCACGCTGATCTTGGTGCCCACGCGCGAGCTAGCTACCCAGATTGACGAGCAGGTAACAGGGTTCGGCTACTTCGTGGAAGCGAGCAGCATTGCCATTTATGGCGGTGGCAAAAGCGAAGGCTGGGAGCAGCAGAAACGTGCCCTCACGGGCGGCGCCGATATTATTATCGCCACGCCGGGCCGCTTGATTGCGCACATGCAGATGGGCTACGTCAACTTCGACAAGCTCAACTACTTGGTGCTCGACGAGGCTGACAAGATGATGGACATGGGCTTTTCCGATGACATCTTGAGCATTGTGCGGCACTTGCCGAAGCAGCGCCAGACGCTATTGTTTTCGGCTACCATGCCTAACAAAATCAAGGAGTTTTCGAAGCAGCTGCTGAACCAGCCGGAAGAAATTCGCCTGGCGGTATCGAAGCCAGCGGAAGGCATCAACCAGCAGTTCTACATGGCCTTCGACCGCCAGAAGATCTACTTGTTGGAGCACCTGCTCAAAACGCAGAACGTGCAGAGCATGGTGCTGTTTACGTCGCAGAAAGCGGCTGTGGGCGGCATCGTGCGGGCCATCAATAAGCTAGGCTACGTGGCGCAGGGTATCTCCTCCGACCGCACCCAGGAAGAGCGCGAGAAGATCATGCGCGAGTTTAAAAACAAGCAATTCCCGATCTTAGTAGCCACCGACGTGCTCAGCCGCGGCATCGATATCGACTCCTTGAGCCACGTGGTGAACTACGACATTCCGCGCGCCGCTGAGGACTACGTACACCGTATCGGCCGCACGGCCCGCGCCGCCACAACTGGTACGGCCATCACCTTCATCAGCGACCAAGATCAGGACCGTGTGGTGAAGATTGAGAAGCTGATCGAGCGTGAAGTCGACAAGCAAAACATTACCGAGGAGCTAGGCCTAGGTCCAGCCCCCGAGTTTGACCCCAAGCGCTTCAGCGGCTTGCGCGGTAAAGTAGGCGGCCGCGACGGCCGTGGCGGCAGCTCCGACCGCAATGGTCGTGGCCCACGGCGCGAAGGCGACAAACCCCGTGGTGAAGGCAGCGGTGAGCGCCGCCGCGACGGTGGTCGTGGCCCGCGCCGCGAAGAGCGTCCGGCCGTTGCTGCTGCGCCTGAAAATGGTACAGCGCCCGTCGAAGCCGGATCCGTGCCTGTTGCGAAGGAGCCGCGTGCCCCTCGCCCACCGCGCGCCCCGCGTCCGGAAGGTGAAGCTCCTCGTGAGCCGCGCGCCGAAGGAACCGAACAAACAGAAGGCCAGCGCCGACGCAAGCGCGGCGGCCGCAACCGCAATGGCCGTCGGCCACAAGCGGAAGGCGGTGCGGCTGATGGCGTTAGTGTAGCACCAGCTGCGCCGAGCGCTGAGTAA